One region of Alosa alosa isolate M-15738 ecotype Scorff River chromosome 1, AALO_Geno_1.1, whole genome shotgun sequence genomic DNA includes:
- the LOC125303960 gene encoding zinc finger protein 521 isoform X7, whose product MKTHASNKPHKCPVCRRGFLNSSSLHGHMQVHERGAKEGVGAGGRAETRKCSRCEEGFDVPEELQRHIAECHPECSPSDDAALGPGLQCIYCHEPFGDEGTLLSHIDQAHGRDRDRKGHACAVCSEHFATVEELYAHMDVHQLPESSNHSNSPSLLTVGYTSVSSTTPDSNLSVDSSTMVDAAPPVPKTRGRRKRTAQHASDMPGRLAKQSKTAYSCIYCNKQVFSSLAVLQIHLKTMHLDKPEQAHTCQFCLEVLPSLFNLNEHLKQVHNAEDPSALLATLSDALLQCNFCPEVLGDLNALQEHIRCSHGFPSPVAKESNAFFCPQCFMGFLTEATLDEHVRQTHCDTGSLRFDSPLAVSSKDPIVEVYSCSYCTNSPIFNSVLKLNKHIKENHKNIPLALNYMNNGKRSLRALSPSSPVSVDTALLKHATQSSRSASEFICNQCGAKYTSLDLFQTHLKTHLDSVVPMLTCPQCNKDFPNQESLLKHVTVHFTITSTYYICESCDKQFTTVDDLQKHLLEMHTFVFFRCTLCQEVFDSKVSTQLHLAVKHSNEKKVYRCTSCNWDFRHETDLQLHVKHSHLENQGRAHRCIFCGESFSTEVELQCHITTHSKKYNCRFCSKAFHAIILLERHLREKHCVFEGKAQNCGTNGSTSGGGDPVSKDDPELQSLMGNSHGGSGGGGGAGGGGGGGGHVGAGESHNSHDGSEEDVDTSEVMYSCDICGASYTMESLLTNHQLRDHNIRPGESAMHKRKADMIKGSHKCNVCSRTFFSEAGLREHMQTHLGPVKHYMCPICGERFPSLLTLTEHKVTHSKSLDTGSCRICKMPLQSEEDFLEHCQMHPDLRNSLTGFRCVVCMQTVTSTLELKIHGTFHMQKTGTMSTNHPVGRTHVIPHQHSQHHQAQKLFKCASCLKEFRSKQDLVKLDINGLPYGLCAACVSAAGSKSSSPTMNGAKQQQQQQGAPVSSGTAGSWGHGGDSPSDAKGKAASSSASSTSSSSSAAAKTRCSSCNVKFESEAELQTHVQTVHKDQAGDGSGQLRTPQVSPMPRVSPATTDEKKTYQCIKCQMVFYSEWDIQVHVANHMLEEGLNHECKLCNQTFDSPAKLQCHLIEHSFEGMGGTFKCPVCFTVFVQANKLQHHIFSAHGQEDKIYDCSQCPQKFFFQTELQNHTLSQHSS is encoded by the exons ATGAAGACGCACGCCTCCAACAAGCCGCACAAGTGCCCCGTGTGCCGCCGTGGCTTCCTCAACTCCAGCTCGCTCCACGGACACATGCAGGTGCACGAGCGCGGGGCCAAGGAGGGCGTGGGAGCGGGCGGCCGGGCCGAGACGCGCAAGTGCAGCCGCTGCGAGGAGGGCTTCGACGTGCCCGAGGAGCTGCAGCGCCACATCGCCGAGTGCCACCCGGAGTGCTCGCCGTCGGACGACGCCGCCCTGGGGCCCGGGCTGCAGTGCATCTACTGCCACGAGCCCTTCGGCGACGAGGGCACGCTGCTGAGCCACATCGACCAGGCGCACGGGCGCGACCGCGACCGCAAGGGCCACGCGTGCGCCGTGTGCTCCGAGCACTTCGCCACCGTGGAGGAGCTCTACGCCCACATGGACGTCCACCAGCTGCCCGAGTCCAGCAACCACAGCAACAGCCCCTCGCTGCTGACGGTGGGCTACACGTCCGTGTCCAGCACCACGCCCGACTCCAACCTCTCCGTGGACAGCTCCACCATGGTGGACGCGGCGCCGCCGGTCCCCAAGACCCGCGGCCGGAGGAAGAGGACCGCCCAGCACGCCTCCGACATGCCTGGCCGCTTGGCCAAGCAGTCCAAAACCGCCTACAGCTGCATCTACTGCAACAAGCAGGTGTTCTCCAGTCTAGCCGTGTTGCAGATTCACCTGAAGACCATGCACCTGGACAAGCCGGAGCAAGCCCACACCTGCCAGTTCTGCCTGGAGGTGCTGCCATCTCTCTTCAATCTCAATGAACACCTGAAGCAGGTGCACAACGCCGAGGACCCCTCCGCGCTGCTGGCCACACTATCGGACGCCTTACTTCAGTGCAACTTCTGCCCGGAGGTCCTGGGCGACCTCAACGCCCTCCAGGAGCACATCCGCTGCTCACACGGCTTCCCCAGCCCCGTGGCCAAGGAGAGCAACGCCTTCTTCTGCCCGCAGTGCTTCATGGGCTTCCTGACCGAGGCCACGCTGGACGAGCACGTGCGCCAGACCCACTGCGACACGGGCAGCCTGCGCTTCGACTCGCCACTGGCGGTCAGCTCCAAGGACCCCATCGTGGAGGTCTACTCCTGCTCGTACTGCACCAACTCGCCCATCTTCAACAGCGTGCTGAAGCTCAACAAGCACATCAAGGAGAACCACAAGAACATCCCGCTGGCGCTCAACTACATGAACAACGGCAAGCGGTCACTCAGGGCCCTGAGCCCCTCGTCCCCCGTGTCCGTGGACACGGCTCTGCTCAAGCACGCCACTCAGTCCTCGCGCTCGGCCAGTGAGTTCATCTGTAACCAGTGCGGCGCCAAGTACACCAGCCTGGACCTCTTTCAGACCCACCTCAAGACGCACCTGGACAGCGTGGTGCCGATGCTCACCTGCCCGCAGTGCAACAAGGACTTCCCCAACCAGGAGTCCCTGCTGAAGCACGTGACAGTGCACTtcaccatcacctccacctACTACATCTGCGAGAGCTGCGACAAGCAGTTCACCACCGTGGACGACCTGCAGAAGCACCTGCTGGAGATGCACACCTTCGTGTTCTTCCGCTGCACGCTCTGCCAGGAGGTGTTCGACTCGAAGGTGTCCACCCAGCTCCACCTGGCGGTCAAGCACAGCAACGAGAAGAAGGTGTACCGCTGCACCTCGTGCAACTGGGACTTCCGCCACGAGACGGACCTGCAGCTGCACGTCAAGCACAGCCACCTGGAGAACCAGGGCCGGGCGCACCGCTGCATCTTCTGCGGCGAGTCCTTCAGCACTGAGGTGGAGCTCCAGTGCCACATCACCACGCACAGCAAGAAGTACAACTGCCGCTTCTGCAGCAAGGCCTTCCACGCCATCATCCTGCTGGAGCGCCACCTGCGCGAGAAGCACTGCGTGTTCGAGGGCAAGGCCCAGAACTGCGGCACCAACGGCTCCACCTCGGGCGGAGGCGACCCCGTGTCCAAGGACGACCCCGAGCTGCAGAGCCTCATGGGCAACAGCCACGGCggcagtggaggaggaggtggagccggaggtggaggaggaggtggtggtcaCGTCGGCGCCGGGGAGTCCCACAACAGCCACGACGGCAGCGAGGAGGACGTGGACACCTCTGAGGTGATGTACAGCTGCGACATCTGCGGCGCCTCGTACACCATGGAGTCCCTGCTGACCAACCACCAGCTCCGCGACCACAACATCCGGCCCGGCGAGAGCGCCATGCACAAGCGCAAGGCCGACATGATCAAGGGCAGCCACAAGTGcaacgtctgctcgcggaccttCTTCTCCGAGGCCGGACTTCGCGAGCACATGCAGACCCACCTGGGGCCGGTCAAGCACTACATGTGTCCCATCTGCGGCGAGCGCTTCCCCTCGCTGCTCACGCTGACCGAGCACAAGGTCACCCACAGCAAGAGCCTGGACACGGGCAGCTGCCGCATCTGCAAGATGCCGCTGCAGAGCGAGGAGGACTTTCTGGAGCACTGCCAGATGCACCCGGACCTGCGCAACTCGCTGACCGGCTTCCGCTGCGTTGTCTGCATGCAGACCGTCACCTCCACGCTCGAGCTCAAGATCCACGGCACGTTCCACATGCAGAAGACTGGCACCATGTCCACCAACCACCCGGTCGGCCGCACGCATGTCATCCCTCACCAGCACAGTCAGCACCACCAGGCCCAGAAGCTCTTCAAGTGCGCCTCGTGCCTGAAGGAGTTCCGCTCCAAGCAGGACCTGGTCAAGCTGGACATCAATGGACTGCCCTACGGGCTGTGCGCCGCTTGCGTGAGCGCGGCCGGCAGCAAGAGCTCCAGCCCCACCATGAATGGagccaagcagcagcagcagcagcagggagcCCCAGTGTCCTCGGGGACCGCGGGCTCCTGGGGCCATGGAGGAGACAGCCCCAGCGACGCCAAGGGCAAAGCCGCCTCCTCTTCGGCCTCAtccacatcctcctcctcgtcgGCGGCCGCCAAGACCCGCTGCTCCAGCTGCAACGTGAAGTTCGAGTCGGAGGCCGAGCTGCAGACGCACGTGCAGACGGTGCACAAGGACCAGGCCGGGGACGGCAGCGGCCAGCTCCGCACCCCACAGGTGTCCCCGATGCCCAGAGTGAGCCCGGCGACGACCGACGAG AAGAAGACCTACCAGTGCATCAAGTGCCAGATGGTCTTCTACAGCGAATGGGACATTCAAGTCCATGTTGCCAATCACATGCTTG